The genomic stretch CTACCTCGCCAAGGCGCGGCCGCGCCTCCTCCGCGGGGCTGCGATCGCCGCGACCGTGCAGCTCGCCGCGCTGTCGCTCGCTGGGGCGGCGCTCTGGTGGTGGGCGTGACCCCGGACGAGGTCCTCGCCCGCGCCGTGGAGCGCGGCGATCCGCGCGCCGCCTCGGCGTGCGCCTTCGTCGGGGGGGCGTGCGTCTACGAGGCGGCGTTCGGCGCCGCGCCCGACAGCGTCTTCGACGTCGCGTCGGTCACGAAGGTGGTCGCGACGACGAGCGTGATCGCGGCGCTGGTGGCCGAGGGCGCGCTCGGGCTCGACGAGCCGGTCGCGACGCACCTGCCCGCCTTCGCGCGGCATGGCAAAGATCGTGTCACGATCCGCGAGCTGCTCGGGCACCGCTCGGGGCTGCCCGCCTGGGCGCCGCTCTTTCTCGCCGGCGACGTGATGGAGGGGGTCTTCGACGCGAAGCTCGAGCGCCCCGGCCGTCGCGTCTACTCCGACCTCGGCTTCCTCGCGCTCGGCGCGATGGTGGAGGCGATCACCGGTGATCTCGGGGAGGCGTGCCGTACCCGCGTCTGGGAGCCGCTCGGGATCGCCGACCTCGGCTACGCGGGCCCCTGGCTCGAGGGCCGACACGTGCTGCCCACCGGCACGACGCGGCCGCGCGAGCCGGCGCCGGGGCAGGAGTCGCTCTACACGGTCCCGCCGCAGCCGCGGGCGCCGGACCCCGGGCAGGTCGACGACGACAACGCCTTCGCGCTCGGCGGCGTCGCGGGGCACGCGGGCGTGTTCGCGACCGCGCGCGCCGTCGCGGAGATGGGCGAGGCGTGGCGCACGGGCGCGATCGGCTCGGCGGAGTTCCTGTCGATCGATCCCGCGGACGAGGGCCCCCCGCGCGGCCTCGGGTTCGACGTGCCGACCGGACCGCGCTCGAGCTTCGGCGCCCTCCTGGGTCGCGGCCGCGCGTTCGGTCACCTCGGCTTCACGGGCTGCTCGCTCTGGATCGATCTGGACCGCGCGGTCACCGTCGCGCTCCTCACCAACCGGACCTTCCCCGGCCGCCACCACGTAGAGGGCATCCGGGCGCTGCGCCCAGCATTCCACGACGCCCTCGCGCGGGCCTCGTGAGAACACGAGGCTGGGCTCAGCGCCCTCCTTCGAACCGCGAAGACGCGGGCACGCGCGCGGAGATGTCCGACCAGAGCCCCTCGCCGACGTGCGGGTGACGCTCCTGGAGCCAGGCGATCGCGTCGGTCGGGGTCCGGAAGATCTTCTCCTCGTAGGGCTTGCGCGAGAGCCAGCTCAGGGCCGTGACGACCCCCTGCGCGATCGCCGAGTTGGAGACGATGGCGTGACGCTGGAGCCGCGGACCGAGCTCGGACTCGGCCAGCTCCGCGAGCGCCTTGCGGTGCGAGGCGCTGGGCATGCGCGGGGAGTGCGCGACCGTGAACATCGCGGAGGGACGATCGGTCGGCGCGAAGGCGGCCTGGAGCGCGGCGAGGTAGCCAGCGAAGGCCTCGTCCGTGAAGTCCCCGTGGACATAGGCCCAGAAGACGTCGCCTTCGCGCCCGAACCAGATCCCGGCCTCGCTCACCTCGACAGCATACGGCACCGCGCCTCGCGACTGGAGTCGAGAAGCGCGTCACCCCCGCGCGCGGATGAGCGCGGCCAGGCGCGGCTCGTCGTCGCCGATGAGGTCGAAGCCGAGCGCGCGGTAGAAGCCGATGGGCGCGGGCGCGGCGTCGGTCAGGAGGGTGAAGCGCGCGACGTCCGGGTGGGCCTCGAGGCAGCGCTCGACGAGGCGGCGACCGACGCCGCGGCGCTGTTGCGTGGGCGCGACGAGCAGGTCGTGGATGAAGCAGAGGTAGACCTCGTCGGAGCTCGCGCGGAGCAGGCCCACGAGGTCGTCGCCCTCCCAGGCGGTGCACACGTACGTCGAGGCGTCGATCGCGCGCCGCAGCCTGGCCGGATCCTCGGCGTGGGCGCTCCAGCCGACGGACGCGTAGAGGGCGGAGAGCGCCGACGCGGAGGCGGGCGCGCCGGAGACGAGGCGGACGGTCACGACGAGAGCCTGCCATGCGAAGATGAGGCATGGGCGAGATGGACACGATCGTCGATGGAGGGACCGGACCGGTGCCCTTCGATGCGCCGCTGCTCGACGCCGATCAGGAGCGGTACGAGGTGCAGGAGGAGCTAGGCCGGGGCGGGGTCGGGACGGTGCTCCTCTGCGTCGACCGACAGATCGGCCGACCGATCGCGCTCAAGGTGCTGCGGGATCCGGGGTCCGACCCGCGCGAGGGCCTTGCGCGCTTCGTCCGCGAGGCGCGCATCCAGGGGCAGCTCGAGCACCCGTCGGTGGTGCCGGTCCACGACCTCGCGACGCACGACGAGCTCGGCGTCTACTTCACGATGCAGCGCGTGCGCGGGGTCACCCTCGCGACGCTCTTGCGTCGGCTCCAAGGGGGAGACCAGGACAGCGCGGTGCACTGGTCGCGGCGCCGCCTGCTCGAGGCGTTCGGACGCGTCTGCCTGGCGGTCGACTATGCACACGAGAGAGGCATCTTGCACCGCGATCTCAAGCCGGCGAACATCATGTTCGGTGAGTACGGTGAGGTCTACGTGCTCGACTGGGGTCTCGCCGGGCGCGATCCGAGCGCGGAGGAGAGCGAGCGCCCGAAGGGCTTCGACGACGAGATGACCCGGCCGGGCGTGGTGTTCGGGACGCCCGGCTACATGCCGCCCGAGCAGGTCCACGGCTTCCACGACAAGCTCTCGCCGGCGAGCGACGTGTATGCGCTGGGCGCGATCCTGTTCGAGCTGCTCACGCTGACCCCGCTCCACGCGGGAGACACGCCCGAGGCGCGCTACGCGTCGACCATCGGGCGGCTGGACGCGCGACCGTCGAGCCGGGCGCCTGGCGCGTACGTGCCGCCCGAGCTCGAGGCGATCGTGGTCCGCGCCGTGGATCGCCACGCGGAGGAGCGCTTTCCGAGCGCGCGCGCCCTGCAACGCGCCATCGAGCGCTACCTCGACGGCGAGCAGGAGGAGGAGCAGCGCCGGAAGCTCGCGCGGCGGCACGCGGAGGCGGCGCACGACGCGCTCGAGGAGCTGCGCACCGACCCCGACGACCGTCCGGTGCGGGAGGAGATCCTCCGCGAGCTCGGGCGCGCGCTCGCCCTCGATCCGACCAACCAGGCCGCGCTCGGGGCGCTGGTGGAGGTCATGTCGACCCCGCCGCGCACCGTGCCGCAGGAGGTCCGGGAGCGGCATCAGCGCGAGCTGGACGATCGGCTCCGCAAGGTCGCGCGCGCCGCGATGGGCGCCTACGCGAGCATGTTCGTCTACCTGCCGTTCATGATCTGGGCCGGCATTCGTGAGCCGTGGCCGATCGTGTGGCTGTACGTGGGGGTCGGCGTCGCGTTCGTCGCGTCGCTGATGTGCACGCGCGCCAAGGAGCGGCCGCAGCGATACGCCATGGTGGCGATGCTCTTCAGCAACCTGGGCATCGCGGCGACCGCGTCGATCTTCGGGCCGCTCTTCCTGACGCCCGCGGTGCTGGGGAGCAACACCGCCGCGTACGCACTCCATCTGGACGGCGTGAAGCGATGGATCGCGGTCGGCAGCGCGGTGGTGCTCCTCCTCGGCACCACGCTCCTCTTCTTCGCGGGAGGCATCCCGGGCGGCTACGCGGTCGAGGGCGGCGCGCTGGTGATCGCCTCTGGCTCGGTGCAGCTGGTCTCCTCCGTCTACGCGCTCCTGCTCGTGCTCGGGATGGGCGTCGTGCTCACCGGCTCGATCGTCACCTCCCAGACCCGAGACCAGCTCGTGAAGGCCGAGCTGAGCCTCCACGTCCAGCGCTGGCAGCTGGCCGCGCTGGCGCCGACGCGCGTATGAGGAGCGGCCGAACCGCGCCCGTGGTACCAAGCCCGCCGAGCCGGCGTTGCGACGATCCCGACGCCGGTCGCGGAGGTGGCGCCATGAGGTGGCGGGTGTGGATGATGGTATCCGTATTGTCGGCCTGTGGAGGGCGGCCGCCGCCGACCCCGCCGCCGAGCCTCGCGGACGAGCTCGCCGAGGATGGCGAGGGCGAGGTCCGGATCGCGGGCATCCCGCTCCCGCGCCTCCCGCTCGAGGTGAGTCCGAGCGACCCCGCGCTCGCGGCGGGGTGGGACCGCGCGGAGGCCGCGTTGACGATGCCGAGCCCGCGCCCCCCGACCGGTGAGGCCTGGGAGGTAGAGAGCTGGGCCGACGAAGAGCTGGGCGGCTGGATGCGTCGCCGGGCCGAGATCATCGGGGCCGCCCAGCGCGCGCTCGAGCCCGCACGCGCGGGTCGCCCGGAGCACTCCGTCGTCGCCTCGTTCCTGCTCGGCCTCGCGTACTCGCGCTTCGCCCTGGACCTCCGCGGGATCGAGACCCCGCACGCGTTCGCCGAGGATCCCGAGCGCGTGCGCGCGTTCCGCGCCGCCATGGAGCAGGCGGCCCAGCCCCTCTGGCTCCGCGCGCTCGACGCCTTCGGCAGCTGCGCCTCCGTCGCGAGCGCCGCCCCGGCCCACTCGCTGGCCCGCTGGCGTGAGCGCTGCGACGCGGAGCTCCGCGCGGTCGAGCCGCTCCTGCCGGACTGACGCTCTCGCTGATTGGAGCCGCTCCGATCCACGGGAGCGGCGGGGGACGCGGCCGGCCACAGCTGCCACGGTTCGGACATGGAAGACGTGGATCTGGGATCGGTGGACGGGATCGCCGAGGGCGCCGCGACCCTCCGCAAGGCGGCGGACGGGCGACGCTTCGTGTGCGTGCGGCGAGGCGACGCGCTGCACGTGCTCGACGACCGCTGCCCGCACGAGGGCTACCCGCTCTCACAGGGGGAGGTCCGCGACGGCGTCCTCACCTGCTGCTGGCACAACTGGAAGTTCGACCTCGCGTCCGGCGACTGCCTCTTCGGCGGCGAGCCGGTGCGGCGGTACCCCGCGTGGGTCGAGGCGGGGCGGCTCCGCGTCGACACCCGCGTCGATCCCGAGCGAGAGCGAGCGCGGCTCGACACGTCGATGCGCGCGTCGCTGCTCGACGGCTCGATGGGCAGCGTGATGCGCGACGCGCTCCGGCTCGAAGCGCTCGTGGGCTCGCTCGACCCGGCCATCGAGATCCTCGGGAGCGACGCCGCGCGGCGCGCGCCCTGGGGCTTCGAGCACGGCCTCGCGCTGATCGCGGAGGCGGCGCCCTGGGTCGACGCGGCGGGCTTCGCCGCGCTGAGCGCGCACGTCGCCGAGCCGCTCTTGCACGCGCCCGAGCGCGAGCCCGCGACAGCGCGCAGCGGGAGCGCGGGCGATCTGCTCGCCGCGCTGCGCGAGGAGCGGCGCACGGACGCCGAGGCCATCGCGCGGCACCTCGCGCAGCGCCCGGCGGGGCGAGCGAGCCTGTACGCGGACGCCTTGCTCCCGTGGCTCTCGGAGGATCTGACCGACTACGGCCACGGCGCGATCTACGCGTTCGAGGCGTCGCAGCTCGTCGCGCGCTTCCCCGCGCTGGCCGAGGACGTGATCGGCGCGCTCGTGGTGTCGCTCTCCTGGGCGACGCGGGACAGCGCCCTGCCCGGCTGGTCGGCGACGCACCGCGGCGTGCGGGAGGCCGAGGCACCGGGCGGAGCGGAGGCAGATCTCGCCTACGTAGAAGAGGTCCTCGCCTCGGAGGCGCGGGCGGTCGAGGGCTGCCTCGCGCGGCTCCGCGC from Sandaracinaceae bacterium encodes the following:
- a CDS encoding serine hydrolase domain-containing protein — encoded protein: MTPDEVLARAVERGDPRAASACAFVGGACVYEAAFGAAPDSVFDVASVTKVVATTSVIAALVAEGALGLDEPVATHLPAFARHGKDRVTIRELLGHRSGLPAWAPLFLAGDVMEGVFDAKLERPGRRVYSDLGFLALGAMVEAITGDLGEACRTRVWEPLGIADLGYAGPWLEGRHVLPTGTTRPREPAPGQESLYTVPPQPRAPDPGQVDDDNAFALGGVAGHAGVFATARAVAEMGEAWRTGAIGSAEFLSIDPADEGPPRGLGFDVPTGPRSSFGALLGRGRAFGHLGFTGCSLWIDLDRAVTVALLTNRTFPGRHHVEGIRALRPAFHDALARAS
- a CDS encoding STAS/SEC14 domain-containing protein, encoding MSEAGIWFGREGDVFWAYVHGDFTDEAFAGYLAALQAAFAPTDRPSAMFTVAHSPRMPSASHRKALAELAESELGPRLQRHAIVSNSAIAQGVVTALSWLSRKPYEEKIFRTPTDAIAWLQERHPHVGEGLWSDISARVPASSRFEGGR
- a CDS encoding GNAT family N-acetyltransferase translates to MTVRLVSGAPASASALSALYASVGWSAHAEDPARLRRAIDASTYVCTAWEGDDLVGLLRASSDEVYLCFIHDLLVAPTQQRRGVGRRLVERCLEAHPDVARFTLLTDAAPAPIGFYRALGFDLIGDDEPRLAALIRARG
- a CDS encoding serine/threonine-protein kinase, coding for MGEMDTIVDGGTGPVPFDAPLLDADQERYEVQEELGRGGVGTVLLCVDRQIGRPIALKVLRDPGSDPREGLARFVREARIQGQLEHPSVVPVHDLATHDELGVYFTMQRVRGVTLATLLRRLQGGDQDSAVHWSRRRLLEAFGRVCLAVDYAHERGILHRDLKPANIMFGEYGEVYVLDWGLAGRDPSAEESERPKGFDDEMTRPGVVFGTPGYMPPEQVHGFHDKLSPASDVYALGAILFELLTLTPLHAGDTPEARYASTIGRLDARPSSRAPGAYVPPELEAIVVRAVDRHAEERFPSARALQRAIERYLDGEQEEEQRRKLARRHAEAAHDALEELRTDPDDRPVREEILRELGRALALDPTNQAALGALVEVMSTPPRTVPQEVRERHQRELDDRLRKVARAAMGAYASMFVYLPFMIWAGIREPWPIVWLYVGVGVAFVASLMCTRAKERPQRYAMVAMLFSNLGIAATASIFGPLFLTPAVLGSNTAAYALHLDGVKRWIAVGSAVVLLLGTTLLFFAGGIPGGYAVEGGALVIASGSVQLVSSVYALLLVLGMGVVLTGSIVTSQTRDQLVKAELSLHVQRWQLAALAPTRV
- a CDS encoding Rieske (2Fe-2S) protein yields the protein MEDVDLGSVDGIAEGAATLRKAADGRRFVCVRRGDALHVLDDRCPHEGYPLSQGEVRDGVLTCCWHNWKFDLASGDCLFGGEPVRRYPAWVEAGRLRVDTRVDPERERARLDTSMRASLLDGSMGSVMRDALRLEALVGSLDPAIEILGSDAARRAPWGFEHGLALIAEAAPWVDAAGFAALSAHVAEPLLHAPEREPATARSGSAGDLLAALREERRTDAEAIARHLAQRPAGRASLYADALLPWLSEDLTDYGHGAIYAFEASQLVARFPALAEDVIGALVVSLSWATRDSALPGWSATHRGVREAEAPGGAEADLAYVEEVLASEARAVEGCLARLRAGVDPRALLRLSARAAAERLRRFEASWERRLDAPVTVLDVSHALTFADAALALMPPPHLAARFAVQSAGFVGKLRAADGDPPVAREGADLDAALAARDPSAALGAIEARDFYSVLRPFALADAFVRPIFAAHAVKTTEACQRLEAADPDARDLYRAAAVTLCVPRRPERFFGRVAEVAGRFVETGKPPPGLY